A single Streptobacillus felis DNA region contains:
- a CDS encoding Type 1 glutamine amidotransferase-like domain-containing protein encodes MRYYLTSATINFDDRLLIKENGFINDLKLNIKKPCSFLFVANNPNNIEETEKYAFDLKNALEVENIEINEFNILDSRNKENVEELIVSANLVFLAGGHVPTQNKFFHEINLKKYIDKYDGIIMSCSAGSMNSASKVYSIPEHNGEVKDREYKRELEGLGITEVNVLPHFEFLKTMSVDGLNLIEDIAKKDSMERKFYCLDDGSYILGIRGEMEIIKGSAYILSDERLERISNIDEEYKLR; translated from the coding sequence ATGAGATATTATTTAACTAGTGCTACTATCAATTTTGATGATAGATTATTGATTAAGGAAAATGGATTTATAAATGATTTAAAATTAAATATAAAGAAACCTTGCTCTTTTCTCTTTGTTGCAAATAACCCAAATAATATAGAAGAAACAGAAAAATATGCCTTTGATTTAAAAAATGCTTTAGAGGTTGAAAATATAGAAATAAATGAATTTAATATTCTTGATTCAAGAAATAAAGAAAATGTAGAAGAGCTAATTGTTTCTGCAAATTTAGTTTTTTTAGCAGGTGGACATGTACCTACACAGAATAAATTTTTTCATGAAATCAATTTAAAAAAATATATAGATAAATATGATGGTATAATAATGAGTTGTAGTGCTGGTAGCATGAATAGTGCAAGTAAAGTTTATTCTATACCAGAACATAATGGAGAAGTAAAAGATAGAGAATATAAGAGGGAGCTTGAGGGATTGGGTATTACTGAAGTTAATGTTTTACCTCATTTTGAATTTTTAAAGACCATGAGTGTGGATGGCTTAAATTTAATAGAAGACATAGCAAAAAAAGATAGTATGGAAAGAAAATTTTATTGTCTTGATGATGGGAGCTATATACTTGGTATAAGAGGAGAAATGGAAATAATAAAAGGTAGTGCATATATACTTTCTGATGAAAGATTAGAAAGAATTTCTAATATAGATGAAGAATACAAATTAAGATAG
- a CDS encoding DUF2974 domain-containing protein produces the protein MILEYLKWRGDLDFKSDKFNKIDALILSRLSYIHFEGIIKKNETIVLKDAIKQYLDSKDMEARTIWPYDADLAKLLLKSKRYSKLLLSDYVNNISTDEEKQFSAMVITLHDGVRFVSFRGTDGTVVGWKEDFNMSFTSKVPAQLESVGYLKKVFEKYPENVIIGGHSKGGNLAIYSSIFIDDVYKKKILRIYNFDGPGFNKEILDDERYDMIVPKIETYIPKSSIVGLFLERKEKVKIVGSSEKLIMQHDVYSWNILGKDFIYEKDLTLDSKVLRNSVTNWLNVVDEKQRKEFVDLLFNAIFGMNMSMKEIVTSWESTGQALIKTVKEPMLREMMFKSLRIIYDEYKKEFFKK, from the coding sequence ATGATATTAGAGTATTTAAAATGGCGTGGTGATTTAGATTTTAAATCAGATAAATTTAATAAAATTGATGCGTTAATACTTTCAAGACTTTCATACATACATTTTGAAGGTATAATTAAGAAAAATGAAACTATAGTATTAAAGGATGCTATTAAGCAATATTTAGATTCTAAAGATATGGAAGCAAGAACTATATGGCCATATGATGCAGATCTTGCAAAACTATTATTAAAATCAAAAAGATATTCAAAATTATTACTAAGTGATTATGTAAATAATATTAGTACTGATGAAGAGAAACAATTTTCAGCCATGGTTATTACTTTGCATGATGGTGTAAGATTTGTTTCTTTTAGAGGTACAGATGGTACAGTGGTTGGTTGGAAAGAAGATTTTAATATGAGTTTTACTAGTAAAGTTCCTGCTCAATTGGAATCAGTTGGCTATTTAAAAAAAGTTTTTGAAAAATATCCTGAAAATGTAATTATAGGGGGACATTCTAAGGGTGGAAATTTAGCGATTTATTCATCTATATTCATAGATGATGTATACAAAAAAAAGATTTTAAGAATATATAACTTTGATGGTCCAGGATTTAATAAAGAAATATTAGATGATGAAAGATATGATATGATAGTTCCTAAAATAGAAACATATATACCTAAGTCGTCTATAGTTGGCTTATTTTTAGAAAGAAAAGAAAAGGTTAAGATAGTAGGAAGTTCTGAAAAACTGATTATGCAACATGATGTTTATTCTTGGAATATTTTAGGAAAAGACTTTATTTATGAAAAAGACTTAACTTTAGATAGTAAGGTATTAAGAAATAGTGTTACTAATTGGTTGAATGTTGTTGATGAAAAACAAAGAAAAGAATTTGTAGACTTATTATTTAATGCTATTTTTGGAATGAATATGAGTATGAAGGAAATAGTTACAAGTTGGGAATCTACAGGTCAGGCACTTATAAAAACTGTAAAAGAACCCATGCTTAGGGAGATGATGTTTAAATCTTTAAGAATAATATATGATGAATATAAGAAGGAGTTTTTCAAAAAATGA